The Streptomyces sp. NBC_00286 nucleotide sequence CCGACTGGTCCAAGCTCGACATCTGGCAGGCGGCCAGCGACCAGCACCGTATCTTCAAGGCGCTGAAGAAGATCTACGACAAGAAGTGGCTCTCCACGGGCGGTTCGAAGGGCGGCATGACCGCCACGTACTACGAGCGCTTCTACCCGCGCGACATGGACGGCGTCGTCGCGTACGTCGCCCCCAACGACGTGGTGAACAAGGAGGATTCGGCGTACGACCGCTTCTTCGCGGGCGTCGGCACCAAGGAGTGCCGCGACAAGCTGAACGCCGTGCAGCGCGAGGCGCTCGTACGCCGTGAGCAGCTGGAGAAGCGCTACGAGGAGTACGCCGCGGCCGAGGGGCTGACCTTCAAGACCATCGGCAGCATGGACAAGGCGTACGAGGCCGTCGTCCTCGACTATGTGTGGGGCTTCTGGCAGTACAGCCTGCTCGGCGACTGCGACACGATCCCGGCGGACGCCGCGAAGGCCACCGACGACGAGCTGTGGAGCACGATCGACACGATCGTCGGCTTCTCCGCCTACGCCGACCAGGGCCTGGAGCAGTACACGCCGTACTACTACCAGGCGGGTACGCAACTCGGGGCGCCGGACATCGAGTTCCCGCACATCGAGCCGGGGCTGATCCGCTACGGCTACCAGCCGCCGCGGAACTTCGTGCCGCGCGACATCTCCATGAAGTTCCAGCCGTGGGCGATGCGCGACGTCGACACCTGGGTCAAGCACAACGCCAAGCAGATGCTGTTCGTGTACGGCGAGAACGACCCGTGGGGCTCCGAGCCGTTCCACCTGGGCAAGGGCGCCCGTGACTCGTACATCTTCACGGCCCCCGGCGCGAACCACGGCGCCAATGTCGCCGGACTCGTCGCCGACGAGAAGGCCCTCGCCACGGCCCGCATCCTGAAGTGGGCGGGCGTCGCCTCGGCCACGGTCCAGGACGACCCCGCGAAGGCGAAGCCGCTGGCCAAGTACGACAGGAAGCTGGACAAGCACAGCGCGGAGCGCCAGCTGCGGCCGTAAAGCCGTAACTGCCCTATCTGCCTTACCTGTCCTGCCTGCTCCAACTTCCTTGCTGCGCCCGTCCGTCGATCACAGCGGGCGGGCGCAGCCCACCGGCTTCGGACCGCCGAGCCGGACGTACAGGGCGGTCGACGCGGGACACTCGGCGCGCTTCTCGACCGCCGAAGTCACCTTGTACTCGGGCGACTTCTCGCCCTTGCCGTCGCAGGCCGTCTCGCGGACCTCGCCCTTGCCGGCGCTGTAGACGCAGTCGCCGACGATCGTGCGCGGGCCTCCGCCGCCACCCGGGTCGCCGGGGTGGGGCTTCTGCAGATTGCGCATACAGGCGTAGCCCTGCGGGACCGCGCCGTCGCCGTCCTCGTCCGCGGACGGCTTCTGTTCGCTGATGTGCAGCACGAAGTCCGTGGTGGCGGGGCACGGCGGACCTTCGCTCTGCTTGCCGTCATGGCGCGCCACGACCCGCGCCGCCGCCCGCTCACTGCTGCACGCCACCTCGGTGAACGACGTACGCCCGAACGAACTGCACTCGTCGACCCCGAGGAACTCCGCCCCGTACCCGGCGGTCCGCGTCGGCGTCACCCGCCCGCTCTCGCCGCTCTCGCCGAGCCGGCCCTCCCCGGAATCCGCGGACCCCGAAAGCCGATCGCACCCGGTGAGCGCCGCCACCAGCACCAGCAGCGCGCACACCACCCACCCACACCGTGCCTTGTGCATGACGCTCCCCCCGATACCCCCGCCCAGCGTGACCCGCCACCGCGGCCCACGCCAGACGTGCAGGATGCTTTGCGCCTTTTGGGGGCGGTGCGCCGGGTGTGCGGCGTACGTGGCCTACGGCGGACTGTACAGCCGTACGTCGTTCAATGTCGGACTAGGGTCTGGTAGCCCGATCCGTTGTGCGACTACGAGCTAGTAACTCCACCCGTGCCCGATCGGATACAGCACCCGATCCGGATCGTCCGCCCGCTGCACGGGCACCGGCAGCCTGCCCGCCGGTTCGATGCGTCCCGCGATCACCCGGGCCGCGGCGCGCAGCTCGACGTCGGTCCAGGAGTACGTCGCCAAGTAGGCCTTGACTGCGGCCAGTTGGGCGACGTCGTACGGGTTGCGGATGGCCACCGCGACCACCGGGCGGCCGGTCGCGAGAAGCTCGCCGACGAGGGTCTTCTGCGAGCTGGTCGCCGTGACGTTGTACGTGCCGACGACCACCGCGTCCGCGTCCCGCGCCGCCGCCACGGCCTGCGCGATGGCAGCCGCGGAGGGTGCCGTACCGGTGGAGAGCGCGGTGGCGGTGAAGCCCAGCTCCGTGAGTGCGCCCGCGAGGACGGTCGTCGGCGGCCCGGTGGACCCGGACGGCGAGGCGGGATCGGCGCCGACGACGAGCACTTTGCGATGCGTACGGCGCGAAAGCGGCAACAGGCCCCCCGAGTTGACCAGCAGCGTCGTCGTACCGTCGGCGATCTTGTCGGCCGCCCTGAGATGCGCCGGGATGCCGACGACGCGGTCGACACCACGGCGGGAGACGTACGGATCCTTCAGCAGCCCCAGCTTCGCCTTCAGCCGCAGCACGCGCAGGATCGACTCGTCGAGGCGGGCCTCGGTCAGCTCGCCGCCGCGTACGGCCGCCAGGACGGCGTTCCAGGCGAGGTCCAGCTTCGGCGGGTTGAGGAGCTGGTCGACACCGGCCTTGAGCGCGAGCACCGGCACGCGGTCGTCGCCGTACTTCGTGCGGACGCCCTCCATGCCGAGCGAGTCGGTCACCACCACCCCGTCGAAGCCGAGCCGTTCGCGCAGGATGCCGGTGAGGATCGGGCGGGAGAGCGTGGCCGGGTCGCCGGAGGGATCGAGCGCCGGAACCATGATGTGCGCGGTCATGATCGAGTCGATCCCGGCGGCGATCGCGGCCCGGAAGGGCGGCGCGTCCAGCTCGGCCCACTGTGCCTCGGTGTGCTCGATGACCGGGAACCCGTAGTGGCTGTCGGTCTCGGTGTCGCCGTGGCCAGGGAAGTGCTTGGCCGTGGCGGCCACCGAGGCGCTCTGGTAGCCCTTCACCTGAGCGGCGACGAGAGCGGCCACGGCCCGCGGATCGGCGCCGAAGGAACGTACGCCGATGACCGGGTTGGCCGGGTTCACGTTCACGTCGGCGACCGGTGCGTAGTCCTGCCGGATACCCATGGCGCGCAGCTCGGCCCCGCCGATCTGCCCGGCTCGACGGGCATCCGACCGAGACCCACCGGCGCCGAGCGCCATCGCACCCGGGAGGAGGGTCGCGGGCTTGCCCACGCGGGCGACGATGCCGTGCTCCTGGTCGGTGGAGATGAGAACGGGCAGTCCACGGGGCTTCCCGAGCGAGGCCCGCTGGATCCCATTGCTCAGATCCGCCATCTGGTGCGGATCACGGGTGTTGTGCGCCCAGGCGAAGTAGATGATCCCGCCCACGTGGTACTTGGCGATCAGCTCGGCGGCTGTCCGTACGCCGATCTCCTCGAGATTCGCGTCGATGTCGGCCTGGTCGGGCGCGGTCGCTGAATGCCCGTACACCCGCATCACGAAGAGCTGCCCGACCTTCTCTTCGAGAGTCATACGGGAGATGAGGGCGCTCAGTCGCCGGTCGGCGCTGTCCGCCCGGGCGTCGGTCTGACCGACCGCGACGGCCGCCGCGGTGCCCGCCGTGACGGCAAGCAGCGTACGTCTGGAGGTACCGGACTTCCTCGTACGTTCGTACACGTGCGCTCCTTCCGGAGAGGGCCCAGGGACCCGTGGAGGGGCGAGCATGAAGGAAACTTCCAAGAAGTCACGGATAGCTGGGAACTTTCTGCCAGTCAAGGGCGCGCGACGGCACAGGAAAAGTCCGGTGCGGCAAAGCGCCCCGTTAGGGGCGCGGGGCTGTATCAATTTGCGGCTCCGCCGCGTGGGCGCGACCAGCCACAACGAACCCGCAGGTTCATCACGGTGCTTCCAGCGGACGGCTCGAGCGAAAGTGGCCCCAAGAGGGGCCGCCATCGGCGCTGTTGGAGGGGGGCGCGCCGATGACGGCATGGCTACCGGCCGCAGGCGGTTGGAGAGGGTAGGTCAGCGATCGCAGCCAGCAGCGAGGGCCGACACCGCACAGCGGAGACTCATCCGGCAGCCTGCGAGTTGGACGGAGGGTGGCGGGGATGGGTTCCCCGGATCGGCCCGATTCCCAAAAATTGGTACGGAAACGCACCACCGTGCCCGAGGAGGTTCCTGCGGCGCTGTTTCGGGCCGGGCGCTCCCGCGTCAGCGACCGCTGTTTTCGTCCAGACGCTTTTACGCTGACTCGTTCAGCAACCGGGAAAGGTGCTCCCGGCCCGCCCCCAGCAGCCCCTCCAGCGGCGCGGCCGAGTCGTACCAGCGCTTTTCGTACTCCCAGCACAGCCAGCCGTCCCAGCCCTCGCGGGAGAGGAGTTCCACGCACTCGGTGAGGGGGAGGACGCCCGAGCCGAGCGGTAGCGGGGTGGTGTCGTCGGATGAGGCGATGTCCTTGACCTGGACGTAGCCGAGGTAGGGGGAGAGGGCGACGTACGTGGAGCCGGGTTGTTCGCCGCCTAGCCAGGTGTGCATGACGTCCCAGAGGGCGCCGACGCGGGGGTGGCCGACGAGGCCGAGGACGCGGATCGCGTCCGCGCCGGTGCGGTGGGAGTCGTGGGTCTCCAGGAGGATGCGTACGCCGAGATCGGCGGCGTACTCCGCTGCTGTGCCCAGGCGTCGCGCGGCCGTCGCGTCGGCTTCCTCGGGGCTCTGGTCGGTGCCGCCGCCGGGGAAGACGCGGATGTAGGGGGCGCCCAAGTCGCGGGCCAGCTCGAGGAGTTCGCGGATGTCCTGGAGTACGGGGCCGTCCTCGCCGGGTGCGGCCACGCGCGCGTATCCCGCTAGGCCCAGGATCTCGACGCCGGCCGCCTTGAACTCGGCGGCCACGTCGGCCCTTCGGCTCAGGTCTATGCCGGGGTGGACCGGCTCCTCGGGGTGCGCGCGTAGCTCGACGCCGTGGTAGCCGTGGGTGGCCGCGAGCCGTACCACGTCGGGGATGGGGAGTCCGGG carries:
- a CDS encoding S28 family serine protease — its product is MRKTLRWLLSLVVLIGTVSTAGAATAAQPEATAAQPSATADIKDRLLAIPGMSLIEEKPYTGYRYFVLNYTQPIDHRHPSKGTFKQRITVLHKDTARPTVFFTSGYNVSTTPRRSEPTQIVDGNQISMEYRFFTPSRPDPADWSKLDIWQAASDQHRIFKALKKIYDKKWLSTGGSKGGMTATYYERFYPRDMDGVVAYVAPNDVVNKEDSAYDRFFAGVGTKECRDKLNAVQREALVRREQLEKRYEEYAAAEGLTFKTIGSMDKAYEAVVLDYVWGFWQYSLLGDCDTIPADAAKATDDELWSTIDTIVGFSAYADQGLEQYTPYYYQAGTQLGAPDIEFPHIEPGLIRYGYQPPRNFVPRDISMKFQPWAMRDVDTWVKHNAKQMLFVYGENDPWGSEPFHLGKGARDSYIFTAPGANHGANVAGLVADEKALATARILKWAGVASATVQDDPAKAKPLAKYDRKLDKHSAERQLRP
- a CDS encoding glycoside hydrolase family 3 protein — encoded protein: MLAPPRVPGPSPEGAHVYERTRKSGTSRRTLLAVTAGTAAAVAVGQTDARADSADRRLSALISRMTLEEKVGQLFVMRVYGHSATAPDQADIDANLEEIGVRTAAELIAKYHVGGIIYFAWAHNTRDPHQMADLSNGIQRASLGKPRGLPVLISTDQEHGIVARVGKPATLLPGAMALGAGGSRSDARRAGQIGGAELRAMGIRQDYAPVADVNVNPANPVIGVRSFGADPRAVAALVAAQVKGYQSASVAATAKHFPGHGDTETDSHYGFPVIEHTEAQWAELDAPPFRAAIAAGIDSIMTAHIMVPALDPSGDPATLSRPILTGILRERLGFDGVVVTDSLGMEGVRTKYGDDRVPVLALKAGVDQLLNPPKLDLAWNAVLAAVRGGELTEARLDESILRVLRLKAKLGLLKDPYVSRRGVDRVVGIPAHLRAADKIADGTTTLLVNSGGLLPLSRRTHRKVLVVGADPASPSGSTGPPTTVLAGALTELGFTATALSTGTAPSAAAIAQAVAAARDADAVVVGTYNVTATSSQKTLVGELLATGRPVVAVAIRNPYDVAQLAAVKAYLATYSWTDVELRAAARVIAGRIEPAGRLPVPVQRADDPDRVLYPIGHGWSY
- a CDS encoding sugar phosphate isomerase/epimerase family protein — its product is MKLAFSTLGVPGLPIPDVVRLAATHGYHGVELRAHPEEPVHPGIDLSRRADVAAEFKAAGVEILGLAGYARVAAPGEDGPVLQDIRELLELARDLGAPYIRVFPGGGTDQSPEEADATAARRLGTAAEYAADLGVRILLETHDSHRTGADAIRVLGLVGHPRVGALWDVMHTWLGGEQPGSTYVALSPYLGYVQVKDIASSDDTTPLPLGSGVLPLTECVELLSREGWDGWLCWEYEKRWYDSAAPLEGLLGAGREHLSRLLNESA